A window of Juglans regia cultivar Chandler chromosome 7, Walnut 2.0, whole genome shotgun sequence contains these coding sequences:
- the LOC109012872 gene encoding probable glutathione S-transferase — protein sequence MAELKLLGSWPSPFSYRVIWALKLKGIPYEYIDEDLSNKSPLLLQHNPVYKKIPVLLHAGKPICESLIILEYIEELWPQNPLLPFDPLQRAIARFWVKFADDKIPAMWIVYRSSGKEQEKAMKDTVEMLRVIEEHALGSKKFFGGEEIGIVDIAFGQIAEWLGVIEEIVGVKLLEDHTFPRLHAWILNFKEVPVIRDNLPDHHEMFVVFKSLRREILLSSSQDQ from the exons ATGGCTGAGTTGAAGCTACTCGGGTCATGGCCTAGTCCTTTTAGTTACAGAGTGATATGGGCTCTGAAACTAAAGGGCATACCCTATGAATACATAGACGAAGATCTTTCCAACAAAAGTCCCCTCCTTCTTCAACACAATCCAGTTTACAAGAAAATCCCTGTGCTTCTTCATGCTGGAAAACCAATTTGCGAGTCCCTGATTATCCTTGAATACATCGAAGAGTTGTGGCCACAGAATCCCTTGCTGCCCTTTGACCCTTTGCAGAGAGCTATTGCTCGCTTTTGGGTTAAGTTTGCTGATGATAAG ATCCCTGCAATGTGGATAGTCTACAGAAGTAGCGGCAAGGAACAAGAGAAGGCCATGAAGGACACCGTGGAGATGCTGAGAGTCATCGAGGAACATGCCCTCGGAAGCAAGAAATTTTTTGGTGGGGAAGAGATTGGAATAGTGGACATTGCCTTTGGACAGATTGCAGAATGGTTGGGAGTTATAGAAGAAATAGTAGGGGTGAAGCTGCTTGAAGATCACACGTTCCCTCGCTTGCATGCATGGATCCTGAATTTTAAGGAAGTTCCTGTAATCAGAGACAACCTTCCTGATCATCACGAAATGTTTGTCGTTTTCAAAAGTTTAAGGAGGGAAATCTTACTGTCATCTTCACAAGATCAATAG
- the LOC109012868 gene encoding polygalacturonase QRT3-like, producing MMPRKDVFVKLIIMVFVYVSAILDCGESSYSGEGGYHDEMRRLALVKATHIIRNGVSPPQSHSTPPAVSPRSRVHHATEYGADPTGRLDSTEALQQALSDAFGSHVDAHLMEGVADLGGAELHLDGGTYKISHSLRLPNISGGNFMIHGGSLRASDDFPTNRHLIELWPSSASFLYEDITLKDLMINSNFRGGGISIINSLRTTIDNCYVTHFTTNGILIEGGHETYIRNSFIGQHINVGGDGGEKDFSGIGINIKGNDNAVTDVVIFSASIGIMISGQANMITGVHCYNKATQWGGSGVYIKAPGLTQTRIVNCYFDFTGVVAEDPVQLHITGSFFLGNAFVLIKSLAGVVCGVNIVDNMFSGDYTGVKIVQLDQSNGPFKTIEEVIVDRNTVRGMVRKSTVARGSVWRNGTRWTVDFSKVLLFPNLIKNVQYTLHAGAAFPTHTLRNVSENRVTVESEMPISATLHVSVDQSMVGYI from the exons ATGATGCCTAGGAAAGATGTGTTCGTTAAGCTGATTATCATGGTGTTTGTGTACGTAAGTGCAATTCTTGACTGCGGAGAGAGCTCTTACTCTGGCGAGGGTGGGTATCATGATGAAATGCGGCGTCTGGCTTTGGTTAAGGCTACACATATCATCCGCAACGGAGTTTCTCCACCCCAGAGCCATTCAACACCACCGGCG GTATCACCACGATCACGTGTTCACCACGCGACAGAGTATGGTGCTGATCCTACAGGGAGATTGGACAGCACTGAAGCACTACAGCAAGCTCTTTCTGATGCCTTTGGATCCCATGTTGATGCTCATTTGATGGAAGGTGTTGCTGATCTTGGAGGCGCAGAGCTTCATCTTGATGGAGGGACATACAAGATCAGCCATTCCCTACGTTTACCAAATATTAGTGGTGGTAACTTCATG ATTCATGGCGGATCGCTTCGTGCATCGGACGATTTTCCAACAAATCGCCATCTGATCGAGTTGTGGCCATCCTCGGCTTCTTTCTTGTATGAAGACATTACACTCAAGGACCTTATGATAAACTCTAATTTTAGAGGTGGTGGCATCTCCATTATCAATTCCCTTAGAACAACCATAGACAATTGTTATGTCACACATTTCACTACAAATGGTATACTCATAGAAGGTGGGCATGAGACATACATTAGAAATTCTTTCATTGGCCAACACATCAATGTCGGTGGCGACGGTGGCGAAAAGGACTTCTCCGGCATTGGAATCAACATCAAGGGCAACGACAATGCAGTCACCGATGTGGTAATTTTCTCTGCATCAATAGGAATTATGATATCAGGACAAGCAAACATGATCACCGGTGTACATTGTTACAACAAGGCCACCCAATGGGGTGGGAGTGGAGTATACATCAAGGCACCCGGTTTGACTCAAACCCGAATTGTGAACTGTTACTTTGATTTCACTGGTGTTGTGGCTGAGGACCCGGTCCAACTCCACATAACCGGCTCATTCTTCCTTGGAAACGCATTCGTTTTGATAAAGTCGTTGGCGGGTGTTGTGTGTGGGGTGAATATTGTTGATAATATGTTCTCGGGTGATTATACAGGGGTCAAAATAGTTCAATTAGATCAATCAAATGGACCATTCAAGACTATTGAAGAAGTCATTGTTGATCGAAATACTGTAAGAGGCATGGTTCGCAAGTCAACGGTAGCTAGAGGGTCGGTGTGGAGAAATGGAACCAGATGGACCGTTGATTTCTCAAAGGTCCTATTATTTCCTAACCTAATAAAAAACGTGCAATACACATTGCATGCAGGTGCTGCATTTCCTACCCATACTTTGAGAAATGTATCAGAAAATCGTGTCACGGTGGAGTCGGAAATGCCCATATCAGCAACACTGCATGTGTCGGTGGACCAAAGCATGGTTGGGTACATATGA
- the LOC109012955 gene encoding pollen receptor-like kinase 4 yields MITGARWAKLRRAPSPAAFIFFTLVVMLSWTVVPSFGASDKEILMKFKKSLTHANALSYWDPKVSPCEGNRGNWVGVICVKGSVRGLMIENGGLTGKIDVDSLVSLRHLTTLSFMNNTFAGPWPDIKKLSALRSVYLSYNHFSGEIPDDAFAGMSFLQKVFLANNEFTGKIPSSLAALPRLFMLGLAGNNFEGQIPNFQQKNFKEFNVSNNNLEGPIPASLSKIKSDSFSGNEYLCGPPLESCDSYRKRLPVLKMALIGIIVGLLIAVIAALFFIFHLKKKSPPADGSLKLKDKNKVNVASNTDIGVEQKLTEKSGNTRKAEYGKLSFLREDREKFGLEDLLRSSAEVLGSATFVSSYRAMIRGGKSMVVKRYKHMNNVGREELDEHMRRLGKLSHPNLLPLVAYYYRKDEKLLICDFVENGSLASALHGNHNEEQPALDWPTRLRIIKGIARGLAYLYDAIHSLVVPNGHLKSSNVLLDGSFNPLLTDYALTPVINQDIAQKTMIAYKSPEFAQHGRITKKTDVWSFGILIFEILTGRFPENYLTQAHDPNADLASWVNTMIKEKRTSEVFDSDMGGAKDSKSVLVKLLKIGLSCCEEDVERRLCMKEVVERIEELKEGESVGTYTSNVSNDRDHVYS; encoded by the exons ATGATAACGGGTGCGCGCTGGGCTAAACTTAGGCGCGCACCAAGCCCTGCAGCATTCATATTCTTCACCCTTGTTGTCATGCTGTCATGGACCGTCGTGCCATCCTTTGGTGCGTCAGACAAGGAGATACTCATGAAGTTTAAGAAGTCATTAACGCATGCAAACGCTCTCAGCTACTGGGACCCTAAAGTAAGCCCGTGTGAAGGAAACAGGGGAAATTGGGTTGGTGTAATTTGTGTCAAAGGGAGTGTTCGGGGTTTGATGATCGAAAATGGGGGATTGACGGGTAAGATAGACGTGGATTCTCTTGTTTCCTTGCGTCACTTGACGACCTTAAGCTTCATGAACAATACGTTTGCAGGCCCATGGCCTGATATTAAGAAACTAAGTGCATTGAGATCGGTGTATTTAtcgtataatcatttttctGGAGAGATTCCGGATGATGCCTTTGCCGGTATGAGTTTCTTGCAGAAAGTGTTTTTGGCAAATAATGAGTTTACGGGGAAAATTCCTTCATCCCTTGCTGCCTTACCTAGGCTTTTCATGTTGGGACTTGCTGGAAACAACTTTGAAGGCCAAATACCCAATTTTCAACAGAAGAATTTCAAGGAGTTTAATGTCTCTAACAATAATTTGGAGGGTCCGATCCCTGCCAGCTTGAGCAAGATCAAGTCGGACAGTTTTTCAG GCAATGAATATCTATGCGGCCCACCTCTAGAATCATGCGACTCCTACCGTAAGAGACTGCCAGTTCTAAAAATGGCCCTTATTGGGATAATTGTAGGACTTCTCATAGCAGTAATTGCTGCACTTTTCTTCATATTCCACTTGAAAAAGAAATCACCACCAGCAGATGGATCATTAAAGTTGAAAGACAAAAACAAGGTGAATGTTGCTTCCAATACAGACATAGGAGTGGAACAGAAATTGACAGAGAAGAGTGGGAATACGAGGAAAGCCGAATATGGGAAGTTGTCGTTCTTGAGAGAGGACAGAGAGAAGTTTGGTTTGGAAGACTTGCTCAGATCCTCAGCTGAAGTTTTGGGGAGTGCGACATTTGTATCTTCGTACAGGGCCATGATAAGGGGTGGAAAATCCATGGTGGTAAAGAGGTACAAGCATATGAACAATGTGGGAAGGGAGGAGTTAGATGAGCATATGAGAAGGCTGGGAAAACTGAGTCATCCCAACTTGCTGCCTCTTGTGGCATATTATTATAGGAAAGATGAGAAGCTATTGATTTGTGACTTTGTTGAGAATGGAAGCTTAGCTAGTGCCCTTCATG GCAATCATAACGAAGAACAACCTGCACTAGATTGGCCAACCCGTTTGAGAATTATCAAAGGCATAGCTAGGGGCTTGGCTTACCTTTATGATGCAATCCATAGCCTAGTTGTACCCAATGGACATCTGAAATCTTCGAATGTACTTCTAGACGGATCCTTCAATCCTTTATTGACTGATTATGCTCTAACCCCTGTGATCAACCAAGATATTGCCCAAAAGACCATGATTGCTTACAAGTCACCTGAGTTCGCGCAACATGGCCGGATAACAAAGAAGACCGATGTATGGAGCTTCGGAATACTGATCTTCGAGATTTTAACAGGAAGGTTTCCGGAGAACTATCTCACACAAGCTCATGATCCTAATGCGGATTTGGCTTCTTGGGTCAACACAATGATTAAGGAAAAGCGGACGAGTGAAGTGTTTGATTCAGACATGGGAGGAGCAAAGGATAGTAAAAGTGTACTTGTAAAGCTTTTGAAGATTGGATTGAGTTGTTGTGAGGAGGATGTGGAGAGAAGATTGTGTATGAAAGAAGTTGTTGAGAGGATTGAAGAGTTAAAGGAGGGAGAAAGCGTGGGAACGTATACTTCAAATGTTAGCAACGATAGGGATCATGTATATTCCTAA
- the LOC109012866 gene encoding U-box domain-containing protein 35: MWLQRSGNVGSKIGAGGNGFIALAVDKEKGSQAALRWAIDNLLTKGQTIVLIHVVLRASSSPYGGSQYIICDSNKAAASPHAQKLEKETKDLFLIFHCYCARKDIHCLDVVLEDTDTAKALTEFLSYAAIENCVLGASRHAFIRFKTSSISSSVSKGAPDFCTVYVVSKGKISSVRNAARPAPYVSPLLDHIQKLSTSIVKAPETPPRRSMNICDRTSFKPRNSCDDSFRPQFTKGGRVLNLRSHLDISESDTDISFISSGRPSTDQMSPSLYDFSDSAPTSQFSTSSDQSIGSIRLGPKFNGPNFLHDLSFSQESSRTSSSWSSQNLVTDDVEAEMRRLKLELKQTMDMYSKACSEALTAKQKAMELQHWRLEEERKLEEARLSEEAALAIAEQEKARCRAAMEAADAAKRIAELESQRRANAEIKALKEAEQMRKVLDSLAKSDIKYRRYTIDEIEDATESFAASRKIGEGGYGPVFRCYLDHTPVAVKLLRPDAAQGRSQFQQEIDVLSCIRHPNMVLLLGACPEYGILVYEYMANGSLDDRLFRKGNSPVLSWQLRFKIAAEIATGLLFLHQTKPEPLVHRDLKPGNILLDHNYVSKISDVGLARLVPAVAENVTQYHMTSTAGTFCYIDPEYQQTGMLGVKSDIYSLGIVLLQLLTAKPPMGLTHYVGNSIEKGTFTEMLDPAVTNWPVEEALCFAKLSLQCAELRRKDRPDLCKEVLPELLRLKELAEEKMNHVLLGGSAGLSPNHNVVLVQQDVMSDPLLVDSGISKSRSSTSSLKEDSQA, encoded by the exons ATGTGGCTTCAAAGATCAGGAAATGTTGGATCAAAGATCGGTGCAGGAGGAAATGGGTTTATTGCACTTGCCGTAGACAAGGAGAAGGGAAGCCAAGCAGCTCTCAGGTGGGCGATTGATAATCTTCTCACCAAGGGACAAACTATTGTTCTAATCCATGTTGTTCTCAGGGCATCCTCATCTCcat ATGGGGGCAGCCAATACATCATTTGTGACAGCAACAAAGCAGCTGCCTCTCCACACGCACAAAAACTTGAGAAGGAAACCAAGGATCTATTCCTCATCTTCCACTGTTACTGTGCTCGTAAAGAC ATACATTGCCTAGATGTTGTACTCGAAGACACGGATACAGCAAAAGCATTGACAGAGTTCCTTTCCTATGCTGCAATAGAGAATTGTGTTCTTGGTGCGTCACGACATGCATTTATTAG ATTCAAGACATCAAGCATATCGAGTAGTGTATCGAAAGGGGCACCAGATTTCTGCACTGTATATGTGGTCTCCAAAGGGAAAATTTCTTCTGTACGAAATGCTGCTCGTCCGGCTCCCTATGTTTCCCCACTACTTGACCATATTCAGAAACTAAGTACCAGCATTGTAAAAGCTCCTGAAACACCCCCCAGACGTAGCATGAATATATGTG ATAGGACATCATTCAAGCCTCGAAACTCATGCGATGACTCATTCAG GCCACAATTCACAAAAGGAGGAAGAGTTTTGAATTTGAGGTCCCATCTGGACATATCCGAATCAGATACTGACATATCCTTTATAAGTTCTGGAAGGCCAAGCACTGATCAGATGTCTCCTTCCCTGTACGATTTTTCTGATTCGGCCCCAACCTCGCAGTTTTCAACCAGCTCAGATCAAAGCATAGGATCAATACGGTTGGGACCCAAGTTCAATGGTCCCAACTTTTTGCACGATTTATCATTCTCACAGGAGAGCAGTAGAACATCATCTTCATGGTCGTCGCAAAACTTGGTAACG GATGACGTGGAAGCTGAGATGAGGAGGTTGAAGCTAGAGCTAAAGCAAACAATGGACATGTACAGCAAAGCATGCAGCGAAGCCCTTACAGCAAAACAAAAG GCAATGGAGCTGCAACATTGGAGACTTGAAGAGGAGAGAAAATTAGAAGAGGCAAGACTGTCAGAGGAAGCTGCACTGGCAATAGCAGAGCAAGAGAAAGCCAGGTGCAGGGCAGCCATGGAAGCAGCTGATGCAGCAAAGAGGATTGCAGAGTTGGAATCACAAAGAAGAGCAAACGCAGAAATCAAAGCTCTCAAAGAAGCAGAGCAAATGAGGAAGGTATTAGATAGTCTAGCCAAAAGTGATATCAAATACAGAAGATACACCATTGACGAGATTGAGGATGCAACAGAATCCTTTGCTGCGTCTCGCAAGATTGGGGAAGGAGGCTATGGCCCTGTCTTTAGGTGTTACCTTGATCATACGCCGGTTGCAGTCAAGCTTTTGCGTCCAGATGCTGCTCAAGGGAGATCACAATTTCAGCAAGAG ATTGACGTACTTAGCTGTATAAGACATCCCAATATGGTACTCCTTCTAGGAGCATGTCCTGAGTATGGCATCCTAGTCTATGAATACATGGCTAATGGAAGTTTAGATGATCGCCTTTTCCGGAAAGGAAACAGCCCGGTTCTCTCTTGGCAACTCAGGTTCAAAATTGCAGCAGAAATCGCCACTGGGCTACTCTTTCTCCATCAGACAAAGCCAGAGCCGCTGGTACACCGTGACCTCAAGCCAGGAAACATTTTGCTAGACCACAACTATGTCAGTAAGATTAGTGATGTCGGATTGGCAAGGCTTGTACCTGCAGTGGCTGAAAATGTAACACAGTACCACATGACGTCAACAGCTGGAACGTTCTGCTATATTGATCCAGAATATCAACAAACAGGAATGCTTGGTGTAAAATCTGATATCTATTCCCTGGGAATCGTGCTTCTGCAATTGCTAACAGCCAAGCCACCGATGGGCCTGACTCACTATGTTGGAAACTCTATTGAGAAAGGCACATTCACAGAGATGCTGGACCCAGCTGTGACCAATTGGCCAGTAGAAGAAGCCTTGTGCTTTGCAAAGCTATCACTTCAATGTGCAGAGCTCAGACGAAAAGACAGGCCAGATCTTTGCAAGGAAGTACTGCCAGAGCTCCTTAGACTGAAAGAACTAGCTGAAGAAAAGATGAACCACGTCCTTTTAGGTGGCAGTGCTGGCCTCTCTCCAAATCACAACGTAGTCTTAGTGCAACAG GATGTTATGAGTGATCCACTCCTTGTGGACTCAGGAATCTCAAAGAGCAGATCAAGCACATCTTCCTTGAAGGAAGACAGTCAGGCATAG